The Elephas maximus indicus isolate mEleMax1 chromosome 15, mEleMax1 primary haplotype, whole genome shotgun sequence DNA window ACCTGCGGCTGGCTGAGTCCCCTGGAGCAAGGCCTGCCTTCCTCTGGGGCCCCAAATCCATGCTAGGAGAGCTAAGAGCTGACTGGTAACTGTCAACAGTGGAGGAGTCTCAACGGTCTGTAGAAGATAAGACCAGGGCAGGGACACTCTGGGGAAATGGGCCAGGGCTGGGGGCAGCAGGGCTGGGGAGAAAGAACAGGTctagagggaaggggtggggagtaGTTCCTAGGAAAGAAAAAACTTCCTGAGGGAGCTGTCATTTTTTTAGTGGATGCGGGTCAAAGGCAGGAGTCTGTGCACGGTATATAAGGAAGGTCTTGGGGATGAGGTCACAGGAACAGAGAAGGGTCAGGAGAATGGGGAGCAAAGCAAAGTGGGGATGCAACCCTTAGCCCTGCTCACCTTGCCCGCTTCGGAAGGGTTCCCGTAGCCCTCTTCCGCCCCCAAGTGGACGGAGAGGAATTCAGCAAGGCGCGTGAGAGCCTGTTCCAGGGAGACCTCGGCCGGGCGGCCCTCGACTGCCCCTCCCGGTCCATCCTCGGACTCGGAGCAGCCTGCGGGGCCAGGGAGTGAGAGGAGGGGGCACTCCAGATCACGTGCAGGAGGCCCGGCCTCCATCTGTCACCTGCCGTGTCCCTCCCTCCCAATGAGGTCACTGCGCCCCTCCCTCTCTAGGATGGCCGGTACCCGCACGCCGCCTCAGGCGCAGCGTTCCCGAACCGCGGAGCACCTACCGGCCAGGCCGATCAGCTCGGTCCACAGGTGCGGCGGGGGCTGGCCGGGGCGGCGGCGGCCTTTGGTATGACAGTGGACACTCTAGGGGGGAGCAGAGGAGTCTCTGGGGAGGGGGCAGACAGCCTGCGGGGCTCCCTCCAGGGGCTGGCCCGGAGGGGTTGGGACCGAGGTCTCTGGCTTCCAACACCTGAACAGAGACGGAGTTCTCATCATGGCCCCCACTCCCCAGGGGCAGCGCCCGAGGACGTAGGCTGCGTGGGCCTGCCAGGACCCCATCTGTCTCCTCAGCGGGGCGCAGCTCCCGCCCCCGCTCACCTGGGTGGAGTCCCCGGGGTCCGCGGCCGCCGCGGTCCTGCCATCCCTGCGGAACAGGCTGTAGAAGATGTAGATAAGCAGCGAGTAGAAGGCGTACATGGGAGCGCGGGGCGGCAGAGGACCCCGCTTCAGGCCGCCCCGCGTCCCCGCGCCTGGATCCGCACCCGCCCGCAGCCGCGCCGGTGCGCATGCTCGGCCGGCCGCCCCCAGGCCCGCTCCCGCGCAGCAGTGGGGAGCGAGGAGAGCGCCTGGAACCGATGTCCGGGGCCGCACCCCAAGGACCCGTCCTCCTCACAACCCCGTCCCCGGCTCTCCATTCCTACATTGCGGGGACCCCCGGCTGAGAGCGCCCATGGCCTCGGCCCCCGCTCCCTCCTTTCGGAATACCCCCCCTTGGCGGAGACTCCCCATTGCTCGGCTGACAGGTGCGCTACCTCCTCTGCTGgtcccctcctcccagccctgcccagcccctcCCCAGACTCCGCCTCTCCTCTCAGACCCGCCCTTCCTCCTAGCCCCGCCCAAGACCCCTTCCTTCTCCCAGCATCGCTCCACGTGACTAAGTCCCACCTCTCGCAGCCCGTTCTCCTGCTCCTATTCTCGGAATCCCCACCCCTGTTCTTCGCTGAGACCCCCATTGCTCTCGGTTTCTAAAGCCTTCTTTTGATAGGTGTGCTACCACCTCCTCTCCTCCCAGCCCCTTCCGCAGACCCTTTCTCTTCTCCCAGCCTGTTCCCAAGACCCCTACTCCCCTCCAGCCTCACCCCAGACCCCTCCTCTTCTCCCAACCCCTTCCCCAGACCCCTCCTCCCCTCACAGCCCCGCCCCAGGCCCCTCCTCTTCTCCCAGCTTCTTCCCCAGGCCCCTCTTCTCACACCCCCACTACTCCTTAACCGGATCCCACAAAACCACTCCCTTCGTAAGTTGTCCTTAGGCGCACTgcagtcggttcccactcatagagaccctgtgcaccacagaacgaaacactgccggtactgtgccatcctcacaatcgttgctgtgtttaagcccactgttgcagccactgtgtcaatccatctccttgagggtcttcctcttttctgccgaacaagcatgatgtccctctccagggactggtccctcctggtaacatgtccagactatgtgagacgaagtctcgccatccttgcttctaaagagcattccagctgcacttcttccaagccagatttgttcatttttctggcagtctatgttatattcaatattttttgccaacaccgtgatttaaaagcatcaattcttttttggtctttcatattcattgtccggctttcacatccatatggggtgattgaaagtaccatggcttgggtcaggtgcacctcagtcctcaaagtaacatctttgctttttaacacagcagatttgcccaatgcaatgtgtcttttgatttcttgactactgcttccatggacattgattgtgaatccaagtaaaatgaaatccttgacaaattcagtattttctctgtttatcatgatggtgcttattggtccagttgtgagaatttttattttctctatgtggAGGTGTAACCCACACGTCTCATACAGCCCTCCCAATCGTCcgccccaggccccgccccccccccccccccccccgccgctcTAGCCTCTGTTCCTCTCGTTGGTCATGGCGCTGTGACTGTGCTGTCCCGGACAGCCCGAGGCCGGGCGCCTGGACGCAGAGCCACAGGCGCGGCGGACGGCTCAGC harbors:
- the LOC126059061 gene encoding translation initiation factor IF-2-like, with product MGARGGRGPRFRPPRVPAPGSAPARSRAGAHARPAAPRPAPAQQWGARRAPGTDVRGRTPRTRPPHNPVPGSPFLHCGDPRLRAPMASAPAPSFRNTPPWRRLPIARLTDPSSPHSPAPGPSSSPSFFPRPLFSHPHYSLTGSHKTTPFPEAGRLDAEPQARRTAQQAGPVSRSSLRLGLGNCRGRLIPRSSGSEDEPAALPASPSAGTRPRQAPPCHGSALLSPGPTRPSWALEPQDSHPSSLDTMLLPPLFSLPN